The following are encoded together in the Balaenoptera acutorostrata chromosome 9, mBalAcu1.1, whole genome shotgun sequence genome:
- the CPSF7 gene encoding cleavage and polyadenylation specificity factor subunit 7 isoform X1, with translation MSEGVDLIDIYADEEFNQDPEFNNTDQIDLYDDVLTATSQPSDDRSSSTEPPPPVRQEPSPKPNNKTPAILYTYSGLRNRRAAVYVGSFSWWTTDQQLIQVIRSVGVYDVVELKFAENRANGQSKGYAEVVVASENSVHKLLELLPGKVLNGEKVDVRPATRQNLSQFEAQARKRECVRVPRGGIPPRAHSRDSSDSADGRATPSENLVPSSARVDKPPSVLPYFNRPPSALPLMGLPPPPIPPPPPLSSSFGVPPPPPGIHYQHLMPPPPRLPPHLAVPPPGAIPPALHLNPAFFPPPNATVGPPPDTYMKASAPYNHHGSRDSGPPPSTVSEAEFEEIMKRNRAISSSAISKAVSGASAGDYSDAIETLLTAIAVIKQSRVANDERCRVLISSLKDCLHGIEAKSYSVGASGSSSRKRHRSRERSPSRSRESSRRHRDLLHNEDRHDDYFQERNREHERHRDRERDRHH, from the exons GACCCAGAGTTCAACAACACAGATCAGATTGACCTGTATGATGACGTGTTGACAGCCACCTCACAACCCTCAGATGACAGAAGCAGCAGCACTGAGCCGCCACCTCCTGTTCGCCAGGAGCCATCTCCCAAGCCCAATAACAAGACCCCTGCAATTCTCTACACCTACAGTGGGCTGCGTAATAGGCGAGCTGCTGTCTATGTGGGCAGTTTCTCCTGG TGGACCACAGACCAGCAGCTGATCCAGGTTATTCGCTCTGTAGGAGTCTATGATGTGGTGGAGTTGAAATTTGCAGAGAATCGAGCAAATGGCCAGTCCAAAGG gtATGCTGAGGTGGTGGTAGCCTCTGAAAACTCTGTCCACAAATTGTTGGAACTTCTGCCAGGAAAAGTTCTTAATGGAGAAAAAGTGGATGTGAGGCCAGCCACCCGCCAGAACCTGTCACAGTTTGAGGCACAGGCTCGGAAACGTGAGTGCGTCCGAGTCCCAAGAGGGG GAATACCTCCACGGGCCCACTCCCGAGATTCTAGTGATTCTGCTGATGGACGGGCCACACCCTCTGAGAACCTTGTACCCTCATCTGCCCGTGTGGATAAGCCCCCCAGTGTGCTGCCCTACTTCAATCGCCCTCCTTCAGCCCTTCCCCTGATgggtctgcccccacccccaattccacCCCCACCACCTCTCTCCTCAAGCTTTGgggtccctcctcctcctcctggcatcCACTACCAGCATCTCATGCCCCCTCCTCCTCGATTACCTCCTCATCTGGCTGTACCTCCCCCTGGGGCCATCCCACCTGCCCTTCACCTCAATCCAGCCTTCTTCCCCCCACCAAATGCCACAGTGGGGCCTCCACCAGATACTTACATGAAGGCCTCGGCACCCTATAACCACCATGGCAG CCGAGATTCGGGCCCTCCGCCCTCTACAGTGAGTGAAGCAGAATTTGAAGAGATCATGAAGCGGAACAGAGCAATTTCCAGCAGTGCCATTTCCAAAGCTGTATCTGGAGCCAGTGCAG GGGATTACAGTGACGCGATTGAGACGCTGCTCACAGCCATTGCTGTTATCAAACAGTCCCGGGTCGCCAATGATGAGCGTTGCCGTGTCCTCATCTCCTCTCTTAAGGACTGTCTTCATGGCATTGAAGCCAAGTCTTACAGTGTGGGTGCCAGCGGGAGCTCATCCAG GAAAAGACATCGGTCCCGAGAGAGGTCACCAAGCCGGTCCCGGGAAAGCAGCAGGAGGCACCGGGACCTGCTTCATAACGAAGATCGGCATGATGATTATTTCCAAGAAAGGAACCGAGAGCACGAGAGACACCGGGATAGAGAACGGGACCGGCACCACTGA
- the TMEM216 gene encoding transmembrane protein 216 isoform X2, whose protein sequence is MLFLYLGIEVIRLFFGTKGNLCQRKMPLGISMALTFPSAMMASYYLLLQTYVLRLEAIMNGILLLFCGSELLLEVLTLAAFSSMDRI, encoded by the exons ATGCTCTTCCTTTATCTTGGAATTGAAGTAATTCGACTATTTTTTG GTACAAAGGGAAACCTCTGCCAACGGAAGATGCCGCTTGGTATTAGCATGGCCTTGACCTTCCCATCTGCCATGATGGCCTCCTATTACCTGCTGCTGCAGACCTACGTGCTCCGCCTGGAAGCCATCATGAACGGCATCTTGCTCCTCTTCTGTGGCTCAGAGCTGCTGCTTGAGGTGCTCACCCTGGCTGCGTTCTCCAG TATGGACAGGATTTGA
- the TMEM216 gene encoding transmembrane protein 216 isoform X1 codes for MQFPWGLKMAPRGKRLSSTPLEILFFLNGWYYATCFLLELFVFLYKGLLLPYPTANLVLDVVMLFLYLGIEVIRLFFGTKGNLCQRKMPLGISMALTFPSAMMASYYLLLQTYVLRLEAIMNGILLLFCGSELLLEVLTLAAFSSMDRI; via the exons ATGCAGTTTCCATGGGGACTGAAGATGGCGCCGCGAG GTAAACGGTTGTCCTCCACCCCCCTGGAAATCCTGTTCTTTCTGAACGGGTGGTATTATGCTACCTGTTTCCTGCTGGAACTCTTCGTATTTCTGTATAAAG GTCTCCTGCTACCATATCCAACAGCCAATCTAGTACTGGATGTGGTGATGCTCTTCCTTTATCTTGGAATTGAAGTAATTCGACTATTTTTTG GTACAAAGGGAAACCTCTGCCAACGGAAGATGCCGCTTGGTATTAGCATGGCCTTGACCTTCCCATCTGCCATGATGGCCTCCTATTACCTGCTGCTGCAGACCTACGTGCTCCGCCTGGAAGCCATCATGAACGGCATCTTGCTCCTCTTCTGTGGCTCAGAGCTGCTGCTTGAGGTGCTCACCCTGGCTGCGTTCTCCAG TATGGACAGGATTTGA
- the CPSF7 gene encoding cleavage and polyadenylation specificity factor subunit 7 isoform X2: MSEGVDLIDIYADEEFNQDPEFNNTDQIDLYDDVLTATSQPSDDRSSSTEPPPPVRQEPSPKPNNKTPAILYTYSGLRNRRAAVYVGSFSWWTTDQQLIQVIRSVGVYDVVELKFAENRANGQSKGYAEVVVASENSVHKLLELLPGKVLNGEKVDVRPATRQNLSQFEAQARKRIPPRAHSRDSSDSADGRATPSENLVPSSARVDKPPSVLPYFNRPPSALPLMGLPPPPIPPPPPLSSSFGVPPPPPGIHYQHLMPPPPRLPPHLAVPPPGAIPPALHLNPAFFPPPNATVGPPPDTYMKASAPYNHHGSRDSGPPPSTVSEAEFEEIMKRNRAISSSAISKAVSGASAGDYSDAIETLLTAIAVIKQSRVANDERCRVLISSLKDCLHGIEAKSYSVGASGSSSRKRHRSRERSPSRSRESSRRHRDLLHNEDRHDDYFQERNREHERHRDRERDRHH; encoded by the exons GACCCAGAGTTCAACAACACAGATCAGATTGACCTGTATGATGACGTGTTGACAGCCACCTCACAACCCTCAGATGACAGAAGCAGCAGCACTGAGCCGCCACCTCCTGTTCGCCAGGAGCCATCTCCCAAGCCCAATAACAAGACCCCTGCAATTCTCTACACCTACAGTGGGCTGCGTAATAGGCGAGCTGCTGTCTATGTGGGCAGTTTCTCCTGG TGGACCACAGACCAGCAGCTGATCCAGGTTATTCGCTCTGTAGGAGTCTATGATGTGGTGGAGTTGAAATTTGCAGAGAATCGAGCAAATGGCCAGTCCAAAGG gtATGCTGAGGTGGTGGTAGCCTCTGAAAACTCTGTCCACAAATTGTTGGAACTTCTGCCAGGAAAAGTTCTTAATGGAGAAAAAGTGGATGTGAGGCCAGCCACCCGCCAGAACCTGTCACAGTTTGAGGCACAGGCTCGGAAAC GAATACCTCCACGGGCCCACTCCCGAGATTCTAGTGATTCTGCTGATGGACGGGCCACACCCTCTGAGAACCTTGTACCCTCATCTGCCCGTGTGGATAAGCCCCCCAGTGTGCTGCCCTACTTCAATCGCCCTCCTTCAGCCCTTCCCCTGATgggtctgcccccacccccaattccacCCCCACCACCTCTCTCCTCAAGCTTTGgggtccctcctcctcctcctggcatcCACTACCAGCATCTCATGCCCCCTCCTCCTCGATTACCTCCTCATCTGGCTGTACCTCCCCCTGGGGCCATCCCACCTGCCCTTCACCTCAATCCAGCCTTCTTCCCCCCACCAAATGCCACAGTGGGGCCTCCACCAGATACTTACATGAAGGCCTCGGCACCCTATAACCACCATGGCAG CCGAGATTCGGGCCCTCCGCCCTCTACAGTGAGTGAAGCAGAATTTGAAGAGATCATGAAGCGGAACAGAGCAATTTCCAGCAGTGCCATTTCCAAAGCTGTATCTGGAGCCAGTGCAG GGGATTACAGTGACGCGATTGAGACGCTGCTCACAGCCATTGCTGTTATCAAACAGTCCCGGGTCGCCAATGATGAGCGTTGCCGTGTCCTCATCTCCTCTCTTAAGGACTGTCTTCATGGCATTGAAGCCAAGTCTTACAGTGTGGGTGCCAGCGGGAGCTCATCCAG GAAAAGACATCGGTCCCGAGAGAGGTCACCAAGCCGGTCCCGGGAAAGCAGCAGGAGGCACCGGGACCTGCTTCATAACGAAGATCGGCATGATGATTATTTCCAAGAAAGGAACCGAGAGCACGAGAGACACCGGGATAGAGAACGGGACCGGCACCACTGA